The genomic window TGGCTGAtgtcacattaaaaaatatgctAGTTTTGTGTACCAAGAAATATGGagatataattttgtattttattatatgttgaaaaatatattctgtttttaaataatttgcatttttgaagtgaaacttctttaaaaCTGGTAGGGTAAGTCAAGATATCAGAGAGTTAACAAAAAACTAAACATGAAAAGCTCAGGAGTGGGGTGCTCAATGGGAGAGGGGTGCAGAAACAACTCTTAAAGTAGTGAGTCAAACAACTGATAAGATTTTTTGCATTATCTAACCAAGAATGCAATGTGAAGCATATGGACTCACCTGTTTGAAGCTTTTCTTGAACATAAATAGTAACTTGGGTTTTTGTTTCGCTTGTAGACAGCACACTATTGATAACTACAGTAAGGTTAGGCCTGTTTCCAAGAACGATGTTCAGAGTATTTATGAGACTGGCTTCATTATTCCTGTCAAAAGACCACAaaagaaaaatttctaaaaacttttatataataatttacgTACATTTCTTTACAGGTAATTTTTAAGTGTGATATGTATATTACAAATTAAGATACTAActgaaattgaaaataaattctaTCTTGTCAAATGATTTTATGTATTTAGTGGAAATTTCAAAATACATGTATGTTCATTTTAACATGGATGAAAGATGTACTGCTATTTCTTCCAtgacaattgaaaaaatattataatttttaaataaaaatacctatCAGGAAAGTCCAGTTTCTTAAACATTGTTCACATGCACATGAAGCctcaatataaattataaatctaacttcttaaaaattttactttaactaCCAAAATTACTTTGTGTTGGCATATTTCAGGGCCCATTTATACTTTTCAAAAagtttttaatcaaaaaataacttacagTTTAATTTTGTGATATTACTCCAAAAACAGGCAAATCTATTAAtacttaaatgttaaaaatttgatTGGTTTAGGTAAcctcataatatttaaaattatttaattacatgaGCTACGACATCAGCAGAAATAAAACGTGATTCAAATTCATCTCTCACCCTTAAAAATGCCATATTGCCTGGAAAGTAGGCCTGTgcgaaaatcagtttttttttagatcTATTTGAATACAAATAAGAATCCCAAATTAGtcttgaaaacaaataaatatcaaattcaaatagtaagaataaaattataatcccattaaaaaaaattttcacatcatataacaaataaatagggaAAGAAAAAGTAATTGTGTAGTGTAGTAGCTTCTGGGAAATAAGACAAATAAACTAAAGTAAAGAGTTGGTTGgattaagtcagctacaataattataggTAAAatttagtgatgggattttcgatacttcgatacctcgatactttgatacctcgataccttcgatacttgacggtatcgcaaagtattgagtatcgaaactgtaagttcgatacattttttcgataccggaatgcttgttcatttgtattgaattaagttttgagtcgccatcgtacaaaatataactacagtagaacctcgatgatacgttcccgtttcatacattttcccgtgtcatacgctgattaattttggtcccgccgaaagtactactatatttacaatggtttactttcccggaacatacacttataaaatcattaatttcccgtttcatacgtttttacaaagcggagAAGTcctaaaatccacaattttttttgttatatattcctcctgataacttacgttttaattaatgcttttattttgaaaaacgttcattgtttacctttgcaaacgtaagaaaataactttatcgcaccatagatatggatagtatcaggaagactgtgcactttgcAAGTACCATCTAtagccagcaccaagcgagactagtggcgcaaactagcaatgattatgaaaatggtggacgcgctttaccaaggcacggatctcatattttgtgcattcattaatctttgaactgaatataccagtttgttattgttttcttaagatcggatggttttgtattttacgtttctcaagttaaaattttattgaaaattgttctgttgcataaagttgtttgtaaaatgaaacaaacaagcaaaaatttctgattttctttttacaatagcctaatttttttatttctaatttaggcttggtgacttcccCACCCCCTCctagaaaggacttcataacatgttgtaaggccactgtttctcatgtcagctttacttattatggactgtattttacatttctggtgattttattatatgtatatataatgatgaattcatatctttcattaatataatgcaattatttacacattatgtattcaagtttaatctgacattttgctggtatgctagattgaatttatatagtttcaaactaatttatgttatttgaaataattgttacttaatgggaaaatatttttccctggagtatcgaaagtatcgaactgaaaaaacaatacagaatcgagtatcgaaagtgtggtatcgtcccacctctagtaaaatttagttaaaatattaaaattttgaagaaaaaaatatttttttaattatacaacTAATCTAACCAACCATCATTTCATTGAGGTTCCGATTCACCTTATTTACAAGAACCTACTACTCTACATATTGATCCATAAAATTTTCATGAAACACAAAATACCATGAAATCCATTCCATTTCACGAAAAAAGtgtgtttatttctttatgtTCTGTTCACAAATTAGTGattaaatgagctcatatttacatatttaaacctaGTTCTCAACATTTTCATTGTTAATGGCAGCCAGGTAAACTGTATTTTAGTTTAGCAATATCATGCACACAATTTCTGAATATTTCATCTGATATCTGaaaccattatatatatttttttttagttgtgtgtgtttcatcatagatacatacagcaagtaaACAGTTACTGTGTTGCATGTGTTATTCAGATTGTGACTCTTCATTTGTAGCCGTTGAAATTATGGCGTTAACTTCTTTTAATGGCCATTGCAATAGTGTGCCTGTGTTTTatggtgttgtagtccatggttgttgacgTTTATTTTTTCCCATTACTGGTATGTGtcacaaaacaaatataaataataaatattttgtttccacGTTGTAAATTTCACAATTATGGCATGTTTTGAATCATTCACGTGATTTGTTCCATTACTGTTTAGCAATAcagtagtgaaaaaaaatttgaatacttgCATGTTTAAAACAATGCTTATTGTTCATGTTTATGATTATGAAAtcccattaaaacatcaaaaaaaaaaaaaagtgaacgttGGTATACGACAAACTCACGAAGCATGCTAGGTCAAATAATCGTaagaaaatgaatttttgttatttcGAAGTGTCAGTATTCAAGGTTGAATAGAACACGAagaataaactatttgtatttgtatttgaaaattcaaatattcgcacaggcctactggAAAACACTTGGTAACAATTCCAAAGTGTTCGGATCAACTATGATTGACTAACAGTGGGGCCGAATAAGCATCACAGAGTACTTACTTAATTTCAGTGGCTTTCTGATTGAAGACTAGCGCCACCAGGCCAtctttgttttctgttgtgggcaTACAGTTGTAGCCGATGGCTTTGAATCTGCAGAACGGATTCTGTTGAGTGAATTCCACAGGCGGGGCAGTTGTCGAATAATAACCTGTAACTCATTCGATTATGCactgtttttaaaatgaaaggGAAAATAAATTCACAATTTGTTTAAAATCAGAAAATGTTCCATGTTTTATCCCATAATCATCGCAAACGCATAATTGTTGCACCATTATTTTACagcgtcaaaatttacattagaAAAAATTCTCGCATAAACATTGCAtcatgtttttggtcccgctgttagattctGAGAAGATTATGCAGGTAGTTTtcctgtataaaacaatgtactttaaagttgaaatctattATTCATTTGGATATACtcatttaattaacaaaaatgcaaagttgtctgatgtgtaaattttcttttacagacctttcaaacattataacctttatctatTTGTCTTTGTCGCCActgtgtaccacttataaaaatgaggccagcactagttggcatcattcatgtttattgtttggttatgttgattcacATATAAAGCGAGCACACGTAGTTGAATATTGATTGATAGctcaccgattgcatgcaacacgcaCGCTCTGTATAATGCTGAGTTAattacatttgatagcccacactctttcgtggtgtgtactacaacGAGTTATGCGTTAGTTCTGGCTCACGTTCGGGTCACGGTTTTCGTTtctctatttaaagttgaacaaaatgtttttgttgcatgacttattaattaaaattatttggcaTACTTGATGTAtaatctaatttttaaataaaagtactttccatgaaaaggttttgtttttaggAATAactttacccaaaaaaaaaattcttttttttaagtcacacccctactttttcaaacttgattttagtataaaatgtgcaacgattatgcgataaaacacagtatgtTAAGTATTTTTCACAGTTTGCAATACAGCAGAGATATAGCTGAATATCCTTGATGTAAGAACTGTACATACAACAGCCACACAGACCTTTCCCCACACCCCAGAAGGCTTGAAGCTGGTTCCATTGCACTAACGTCGAATCTCGTTCATCGCCGTATATGTTGCAGTTGGTCACAGCATTGTAGAGAGCTTCCTCAGGGTTTATTTGAGGTTgctgtggttgtggttgtggttgtccTGAAAAGAGCACAAAATACAAATGTGATCTTTTCGAAGTGGACCACAAAAACAATTCAGTCAATGGCCACAGTGATGATACTATATACCAAGTGTTGCATCTTTATGCCATAAACTTAAGTTTCACATATAAAAGGCAGATTAATTTAAACAGTGACAAAACTGTATCCAAATTATGTGCACAAATATACAGTATCATGAAAGTGCATCAAGGCATTAAAAAGAGACAAAAATGAATTTCAAAATGTTATTGGTGtataaaaaatatgtgaaaaaatatatatgtaattcaTAAAGCTGGCAAGCTTGAAAAAAACGGTCTGTTCTACTTTGTTTTGATTATAGACACTgaagtattttgaaatttaatgcaaccaaaattaattcaataaataatcaggattaaatattaatataaacatatgcataagattaattattaaatttagtaaaataatgtagataaattttaatcagtaattaaaaacaattaatacagtgaatttttattctaatttattaatttttgttatttaataaataataatgtagtaatttataatgcaaataaagtaTATGTGTGGGAACATAACTTcagttatataaatacacttgaaaaatttataaacacaatttctatccccaataatcacaataaataaattatttttaattatttggaccagtattcaatatcagtcattaaaatttcagaagACAACTCACATGTAGTTCCAGCCCCGCTGCTGGAATTCACTACCAGAGCATCTATTGTGACTATCGGATCATTCAATCTGCAGAATGAAAggtttaactatttaatgaaatctCTTGGATAAAAacgaaaatgacttgaaaaaatactaaaccccggcttgggCCTGATTTTTaacaagcaattttattaaaatactgcccaacttatcataattcattaaaaagttaatgctATATAGTTTACGCACACcttagatgactataaattattgtattaaaggATCGTTGTactattgtttaattttatattaccTATGCAAATTCATGGAAATTCAATTAACAAAcgtaatttatttcatattactttaaattaagtaAGAATAGTGGATATAGGCCTAACCAGTATGAAATAATTAATCCACTGGactgagctatttatttaataatattatagtaatatGATAAACAAAAATAAGTGTATTCATATTTATTTGCTTAAACTAAAATTTGTATAATCCATGAAACtaatttataaaaagtaaaaaaaaattccactacaGAGTTTTGAACTAGTTCCTTTAGCTTATTAACTGGGCACTATAACCACTGTGCTATTAAGCCTGACAGAAAATTGAAaggataatatgtattataaatttataattgttgtaataccagtatccttaggttttttaaaacttaaaattactatttactatgactattttactttaccaaatatattccagggtagtttcactatcataaagtttaatttggcacaccaataaatTTGGTATGTCCCTTAATTTTTATGAACATGACTATATATGAGTTTATGTTAATACACATGGGTCTGCCATCTTCCTGTGCAAATTTTTTTGCATGGTGTGTGCGCATTATAcaaattcactctcattatttttCCATACgatgcctaaagaagtataacttcaacaaAATAAACTAAGTTGTGTAAATGATTTCTTGTACTTATGGTTAACAATGTCAACTATAGTCAACTTGTTATGTTTGACTTGATGAAAATACATTAAGTATAACAACACACCAAATCAGACAGAGGGTGAAAGAAAAATTTAGAAGTGTTTGAAACAGAAAAGTctgaaataattaatatgtaggGGAAAAAAACCATAAGAATTCAGAGCACTATCGATGAACTATTCAATGGACTTAAGTGAAAAAAATCCTTCATTCACATATACTGTGCTAGATATCCcactcaaaaatattttgttttcctcTTGTGTcagtttattataaacaaaatcAGATTTAATTCGACAATGTTAATAGAGCCGAAAAGtgatcaaaatattttcactagCAAGAAGGgtaaagaaaaattataactttcttatttttattttcaacccaTTATAAATTAATGAACCACAAGATATAGAAAGAATCAAATTACGTCATTAATCTAACTGGgtttttttgtatgaaaatttTATCTTCAAAGAAAATGAAAAGTTTTCTAAacagaatgtaaataaatatgacaacAGGAACAAACATtgcttttttattataaaaaccaAGGTAATTACCAAATGCTGATCCACCAAGACCAGTGCCGAAACCACCAAACAAAGAGCCAGTAGCCGGCTTTGCACCAAAACCTAAAATCATGAGCAAGGAAAACAATAAACCAATCATATTACTAAAATCTACATTAAAAAACACTAGAAGTTCTGTACAATTAAGTAATAATGACAATCCTAACACACTTAAAgcaatgtttttacaaattaaaacaataaacatacGAACATCCAGAAAGTTCTTAATTTTATAATTCAAACACAACACAAATGTTGATTACTAGAACCTCTATATGTCTTCACATGGAAAAAAAAGTTGAGATTAAGCCAATTAAACAAAATGATGTAGTAAAACTTTTATTAGAATATCTTAAAACACTGAAATTATCAACATATGTATGAGATCCTACCATCGTAATTTTTCATATATTAACCACAGCTTGCATTACAGCTTCTGTATTACAAGTTATGACTTTTGCCCTGGGCACAAACTGATGATGACAAATGTGGACTGTGGTAATAATTATGACAGCTGTAGTTGCTCCTATGATGTAGTTACTTTCTCCAGGCAGTTAGAGATGGTAAGATTTTAGTAAACAACGGGCTGTAATGAGGTATTAAAGCTTGGTAAGATATTGTTTGTGCCCTGTCATCCTCTTTAAATGCATCGTTTGACTTATCTCAAATGCACAAAATATAATATTGCTTACTTGCAGCATGCACTATGAATGATGCATGTCTGTGGGCAAACTAGTTTTTATTTGGTGATGCTATTTGTAAAATTGATACCACAAAGTGCGTGTATCTTTTTTCTCCATAGAAAGGTGTATTTACATATTGCGTCTCCTTCTCTGTGTTGTTATTAAATGATAACATAACAGGGGTAAAtaactggcaaaaaaaaattttactgttcGGCGctacaaaagagaaaatttggtTCAGTATATCAACATTGAAATGATGGCACTGATGAAACTGAAACATCAAAGAGAACCCTCACCAGCGCTGGTGGCGGCCGGCTGGCCGAAGCCGGAGAAGAGGGAGCTGCCCGCGGAGGTCTGGGCACCCAGTGTCGACCCGAAGCCGAACGCTGGCGCCGGAGCGGAGGAGGCGGCAGCCCCGGAGCCGAACCCCCCCAGGGCACCGAACCCCGTCCCGGCAGAGCTGAGGCCGCCGAACCCCAGCCCCGTgctggtggtcgtggtggtgccCCCTCCCAGCGAGAAGTTGGGCGTCGTCGCAGCCGGCGCACCGAACCCAAACGGCCCGCTCGAGCCGAACGGAGCTACGTTTGAAACAATAACGAGCTGATGAATTAAATATTCCTCCTGTATGTTCTGAATATACTTCCGACAGTCGTTTCCGTCAACGGAGCACAGAACTCGAGCGCAGCGTGTCTTACTCCACTTCCAACTgacatttaaaattaagtatagttttatatttaatgccTTCTCGACTGTAAGAAAACATATTTTCCCATAACATGCCTTACAGGCTTTtgccaatacttttttttttttaacttttttaccattcaaattgaattttgaatcgaatatcaaatggaaaatattttttgaattgaaTTTAACATACAGTGAAACTCTTAATTTTTTCTCTAATTGTCACAGAGTCCaagaaaatttaattcataataaaacaaaaaattaaaaagaaacataATGGAACCTTAATAGTGTGGCGTAAaaagcaagaaaataaaaaaaaatgtgacaattaattttcttaaaccaGTATAGTTTAACGTTTGTAAATTGTTATGTTGATCCAacttatcatatatatatatatatatatatatatatatatatatatatatatatatatatatatatatattaacatcagccggggcttcgccccacgagcctgatcatcctgcgttccctttcccaccatctttcctacccggcatttgtatcattacgtacgtagccgtgtgagattcaaactgcgcgacacgaactacagcaagaggacgcttagctgcagtgcgcagCACCCCTATAAGtcttaataattattgttatccttttcttttcgccccaaaatagtgtcacgacggctatgtatgtgagtgtcttttgtttaattaaattatgatgttttgtaataaaatacgtgcaagcacggacaaggacgctccctagcgggcgtaGGAGAACTAGCATGtaacttgatttaaactatttTCTACCACATAAGTAATagttacagacggtctggtcatggatgtgatgtgctaatttttataaagagttcatgttatttttaataataacccggggcacgcaatagctaagatgttaacggtaattgtgttcggcgcgaagggcgctaTGTTGCCTGCCGCAAGTCCTTGTCtcaccccagtctccttcttcagccggctgagagcggacgtctctgcagacaccccgaggacatcaccgttgtttcaccgagaagtagttctgttaagtaatttatccaaattgttttctttatacctcggggcctctctcggtcggagagactgcttaataattttttactctccggagttttcggTCATCtgtgtattaagtaacggcttgaggcgaccatgtgcgtggttcgcctcctcacctaattcgattcgtgcctcgggcattTTATAATagtatcaaggaaggattgtgtaagggcgtgtaacgtgagtaaataaaaacctacttaattgagtcacgtgtctttgtgttcgggggggccacgtgggtccttaacctggtcagcggcgtgtgggacaccctaagagcccactgcggttaattagaagcgtgcccgacgctgagagcgggcttggtTAGGAACAGTTgttgcatttaaaatcaggagggctaatatctcgccgcacacgggccacgtaacgccctgagttagagtttcaagccgggtccacgtgcccactcacgtggtggcgcccattatttTCCACCAGTATTCAAACCTTAACACCAGTACGccctcaatatatatataaatagagtatgtttaataacttttaCTCAATATCACATTATTTGTTGCATATAAAAAGTCTATTTGTACTATTTGGAGAAAACTAATCCTAATTTGTTAATAAATCTTCTTAGTTTCATTAATGTTACACTCGTTTCATTTGAGTTTTTTGTGAATGAGTCCCATCTGCTATATACTAGTAACATGCAATCAAATAATCATTATATTTGAAATCTGAATCAGAAATCATATTATTTCACAAATATtgactatttttttaatactcgCAGACCCCTAAAATATCTCACACACAGGAAAATGCTAAAATCTGCCTGTGTCTAAAGTTAAatgtatagacagcacagagaattcagtggaaggaattaaAACATATCACAGCATAGACAAACAGTTTGTGCTGCCTATACAtttaacatcagctgattttggcttatttCCTGTGCATTTGTGTATTTGTTCATCATTCTTTGTCCATTCATTGAGTTTTCTCTAGGGCATACAATGCAAACTGGGTTTTCTgtgtgacatacagtgcaaactggGTTTTCTCAATGACATACAGTGCAACTATTAATgacatatgtccaaaataattgtttaaatcaGGGCTTAATATTTTGTTGACGTCGCAGAGGTGGTGAACTAAGAATGGAGTATCAAGAGAATGAATATGGAGGGGAAAAAGGAAGCACCTTGAGAAAACACCTCCAGCTCACCATTTGCCACTCTGAAGCCGCTGTGAATCGAATCCTGAAAGACTTAGTAAGCTGTGAGTAGTCTCACCACTCTTACCACTGCAGCCTGCTTCGCAGGGGAGGAGGCAAGAAAGTACCTACTAGGGGTCTgagaatattcaaaaattattcaatattggTAAATCATTTGATATtcaatattcataaataatttgatCGGTACTCAATATTCATGAACAATTTGTTACTTGATAAGACATTCCaaatcaaaaaattgtttaattattcatCACCAATAGATAGCCTATGCAAGTAGGACtcattcacaaaaatatttattgaaaaaatgtaaCATGATTTATTAAGCAATTAATATTTGTTTCTGCAAAATTATACATACACTGTTATGTGATACAAATCATctgtgtttatgattttaaattcataataatACTTTGTTTTAAGTATATATTCAAATGGATCAACTGAAACCATTTCTAACTTAAAATTCTATCGTTTTAAAAAATTCATggccacattttttttctttaattttacacCTCTTTactattgttaattttaatatattttagataaattttcttggactcctgggaggtgtaaaaaaaagtttcggtgttaaaaattttaatagaaaaatatcagatattcataatttgatattagattcaaattaaaaaaacagcATTCAGAATACTATAATATACAGTACATCACTAACTGATAATGGTTTATCAACAGAGACAAGCGTATTTTGTGGGTTCTATCAGTAGCATAGCAGTCTTAGGCTCACATGACAGTCGGACACCCGACTTCTTGGCACGTTCTGGATGACCCTAGACACAATAACAAGCTGGAGAAGAAGTGAGAACTCATTTAAGTGCAGTCGCTGACCTTGGTATTGGCCACTGATCACACTGACGTGGCAGTTCAGTCTTGTCTGAAGGGAAAATAAATCTTATTTATGAACAGAGATCTCTATATCCCtagtacatattttttattacattttggtAACATATATTATGGTATCCTACAAAGTCTTTTTATTCTTTCGGTTCACATGATTGGGTAAATTCTGATGTGGCTTGTTTTATACAATTTTGAACCAGTGGCAAACATTGTGAATTCCTTTATTGAACTAATCTTGTACTTCATgacttttaaaacaataaatatttattgttttttatttacataatatggCCAAATCCGTAATACCTAATggttataaaattttaaccttttaaaattataaaaataatttagttaaaacaaACAGTAGTAAAAACCaaaccacattttattttttgataaagtaGCATATTTACGTCACCTACTTAAGATGTTACAAATTTTGTTAATTTCAGATGCAGAATCTTAAGTTTTTTAAATCCAATTTTTTAGAGAATGTCAATATTACTTTACTTAAGTGCTTTAAACtggttaacacaaaaaaaaagatatttttacaatataaacCATTTTAATCTTGCCTTGAAATTATGAACTCACAAagcaatgtcaaaaaaatttgGCTTTCCAGTATCTTAAACAAATGgatataaatgtgtagaatacTTAACAAACAAAGTAGAAAAGTGCATTACAACATTTGCAGTGTATAGATATAAAAACAGTGCAACAAAACTGAACAACAAGAATGAATGACCTGTGTATGAGCCAGGCATAGCTTGGTTGGGTTAGTATTCACAAAACATTTCCAGCACACATAAAAGTATTCTCCGGCAGAGGTGGCGTGGCTGCCAGACAACCGGAACACAGGAAACCACTGCCTTCCTGGCCTTCTGGTTTACCAGCTGCTAACTTCCTGCCGTTGAATGATTGCCAAACTGAGCGAGAGCCTCATGTTTCACTCACCGTGCCAGTCTTTCCACTCTAACGTGGACTTGCATACAGTGTCTACAAATACATTTCAGGATTTTTTCAGTGcctgttattaaaattttactacctCTTTTTTATATCACATCACTTATATAATTAATAAGCATAGAGCTAGTATTCGCAGGAATGagacaatttttatgttagcatTGCTGTCAGTTACaggcacacccatcagtaatcacaTAAATGCATACAATTAAACAAGTGTAAAACAAACACGATAACAGTTTACGCAAAATACTAGACGccacaaaataattaatactcaCTATGTTCAGTAAAAAACTGATCCATctattaaatgaattaaaattattcatgtttgtaaacaactatgttttaaaaaaaagcttaaatgaGTTTTAGTggttatatttatttgaagtaatttACTAGAATTTAACCTTATTATGTGAACTACATTGGCTACCTAAATTTATTGTAAGACACTCTGATACACATGATAATTCAGACTGTCATGATGTTTATCTGTTTACGTAGTATATAAATAACACTCCGTAGTTCCGTAACTGGACATCTCAACcagtaataattacagaattaccaTATTACTTGGCAGCACTATGTTAGAGAGCTAAAAaactttttaagagaaaatttacacatcatttAACTGGACAGTCACTGactatttatttttgacgtgcaACTATAAACTGATGTgaggcatcaaaaaacaaaatgtgagTTAGCAAAGGGCTGCTGGTATATTAAAGTTTCATAACTTCCAGTACCGTTACTGCTTTCTTTTTACCCATCCCTCAGTTTCCTTCAGTTTTCGTGAC from Bacillus rossius redtenbacheri isolate Brsri chromosome 1, Brsri_v3, whole genome shotgun sequence includes these protein-coding regions:
- the LOC134546274 gene encoding probable nucleoporin Nup54 isoform X2, coding for MKNKVGLITLFAPFGSSGPFGFGAPAATTPNFSLGGGTTTTTSTGLGFGGLSSAGTGFGALGGFGSGAAASSAPAPAFGFGSTLGAQTSAGSSLFSGFGQPAATSAGFGAKPATGSLFGGFGTGLGGSAFGQPQPQPQQPQINPEEALYNAVTNCNIYGDERDSTLVQWNQLQAFWGVGKGYYSTTAPPVEFTQQNPFCRFKAIGYNCMPTTENKDGLVALVFNQKATEIKNNEASLINTLNIVLGNRPNLTVVINSVLSTSETKTQVTIYVQEKLQTGGTRRVLASELAAHLQKVATQQPTSLSAESVLAVVRPDKDQLTEYLEQPPAGVDARQWKQAQLNNPNPARYIPVPMVGFAEVCWRLKSQEQETKRHRAFLDKVAEEIASLQRCHNATVVKLAENRRKFVELEHRVLQVVVKQEISRKMGFSLTPEEEALRSKLESIQARLNTPTQLKGQLNEILAQMRMQKQDLAHRDLERYTLDEGVRDDIKQLLKLQQNGMAHLMQTVHADLSSLKLIKDGMLQVLHGQ
- the LOC134546274 gene encoding probable nucleoporin Nup54 isoform X3, translating into MPGSYTAPFGSSGPFGFGAPAATTPNFSLGGGTTTTTSTGLGFGGLSSAGTGFGALGGFGSGAAASSAPAPAFGFGSTLGAQTSAGSSLFSGFGQPAATSAGFGAKPATGSLFGGFGTGLGGSAFGQPQPQPQQPQINPEEALYNAVTNCNIYGDERDSTLVQWNQLQAFWGVGKGYYSTTAPPVEFTQQNPFCRFKAIGYNCMPTTENKDGLVALVFNQKATEIKNNEASLINTLNIVLGNRPNLTVVINSVLSTSETKTQVTIYVQEKLQTGGTRRVLASELAAHLQKVATQQPTSLSAESVLAVVRPDKDQLTEYLEQPPAGVDARQWKQAQLNNPNPARYIPVPMVGFAEVCWRLKSQEQETKRHRAFLDKVAEEIASLQRCHNATVVKLAENRRKFVELEHRVLQVVVKQEISRKMGFSLTPEEEALRSKLESIQARLNTPTQLKGQLNEILAQMRMQKQDLAHRDLERYTLDEGVRDDIKQLLKLQQNGMAHLMQTVHADLSSLKLIKDGMLQVLHGQ